The genomic stretch GCCCCAgctgttccttttcttgctcggtAGGATATGGATAATCCTGGTGTTGTGCGAGCCATGATTGCATGATACTCACTGCCGTGGTGGAAAATCGGCGGCTCTTTCTCCTAGCCCGCCTTGTGTTGTTGGACCCTATGTTCATATTAAAGACAGGGTCTGGCTGAAGGCTCTCACATGAGGAGCTTATGTGTGAATGGCGTTCAGATATTACATCAGAAGTTATCCTGTCGGCGAGCCCAGAATAATCGAACGTTGAAAAGTCAAGAAAACTCCCACTCAGGGGGTCTTGAGAGTGATAGTTCAGATCGCTGTATGACTCAAATGGCTCTGTCGGTAGTTGCGACTGTATACTTGATCCATGAGCCGCCGTCTCAGGCTGTAGCTCGTCAATTGAGGCATGGCTTGAAGGCTGGCCAGAATGTGCGGCTATCTCTTCTTGGAACCATCTGTAATCTATGTCACTAGCCAGGGCGTTGTCCAAGCTTAGAGGTGGGAGCAATAAAACATCTTCGCAATATCTGGGAGCGTCATTGTGAGCGTACTCCATCCGAGcatggagaagctggaagatactccgtacaactGCCAATCCTTCTCTCGATCAGAATCTGTTGAATAAAATTGAAGCGCAGGGCCTACTCAGCGAACGATATTCTTGGATCGCTGGGTGGTGGTCACGAGAGCtttgaaaagaaaactcaACTGTAGCCAGTTAATACTGTACAAGACTGATTCCGTGGGTTCCTTTACGCCCTTTAATTGACGAGCTTTGGGTTCCACAGGTGTTTGGCTGCTTACTCTGGTTGGTTCGTAGAGCATTTACCGTGGATCAGATCTAACGGACGATACTAATTTTCTGCCAGAGTTATGTATATAGCTGGCCATTCAGAGTGCTGATTGAACATGACTAATTGAATGAATCAGCAGAGGTACCCTAGGAGTAGAAGGCGGTAGAGAATCTTCTGCCTTGACCGCCTGATCCCATGACTAGACCACGCCCTGTGTCATTGAAGAGTCTCCACATCTACGGTGATCCTCTCCGCGAAACCCTTTCTCAGATGTTGCAGGCGACTTTGAGTCATACCAATGGGTTAGTAAGTGTGTTGCTTGGCCATCAAATAGCGAACAATACTTCTCGCCATCGAAAGTTCACCACTTTTCCCCGCCTTAGCCTGCTCAAGTCAATCTGTATGACCAATCCCGTTGTGGCTCGGGCTTAGCATGACGACCTCGACTGAGACCTCAATGATCGGATCGATCCCGAGCAAGGACAATTAATTATTTCTTCGATTGCTTCTTACATTATACGCTACCTCTCACCGACTTCTCCACTAGGGAACACGCGGCAGTCAACTCGTCACCTTATTCAATCAATCCCCGAAGGATTCACTCCATCATAAGCAATGGCGACAATCACTCAGTCGGTGTCCACAGCAATCGAGTTGCAGGACCGCAATCAGGTTGGAGGGAGACTTACCAAACACACTGGCGATCCAACACCACCGGAAAATTCAGATGCGGTATTACAAGCCTCACTCGCAGCTGATGCCGAGGTTCCTGATGGAGGTTACGGCTGGGTCATCATTTCTGCATGCGCAGTAGTTGCCTGGTGGTTCACTGGAACCTCCTATTGCTGGGGTGTCCTGCAAGCAGCATTGGTTAAGGAAGGGGTatcaacttcttctaccCTGGCTTTCATCGGCTCGCTTGCCCCGGCAtgtatttcctttttgggcGTAATCAATGCGAATGTCATTCGGAGGTTAGGAACCAGGATATCGGCCCTACTCGGTATTTTTTTGCTTGGCCTGGGACAGGTTCTTAGCGGCTTCACCACCAAGAATGTGGGTGGCTTGTTTGCGACTGCTGGTGTTCTCTTCGGTCTCGGGCTCAGGTAAGCAAGTCGTTTTCTGCTCGTGTTATCGTCTAGAGAGCTAAACCGTGATAAGCATTTGTTTTATGGTGGTCTCTGCGATCCCTGCGCAATATTTCAGGGCAAAGCGCGGCATTGCTAACGGGATGGTTTACGCCGGAGGTGGCCTCGGGGGTACCGTCATTAGTTTTATCATGAACGCCTTGCTTGGTAAGGTGGGAATCGCGTGGACCTTCCGGATCATTGGTTTCATGATCTGGGGGACGGGCCTGCCAGCAGCGTGCTTCATTAAAGAACGGGTGCCAATCCAGCGTACGCAATTTGTGGAGTGGTACGTCCCATCTCCAACCTTTTGGAACATGCCTAACGCACGACTCCGGTTCTAACTCTCTTGCAGGCGACTCTTCCGCGACATTCGATTTGCTTTGCTGTTTGCAGCCGGCGCGATTGCTACTTTCCCGCTTTTCGTCCCCCCGTTTTTTCTTCCGCTATACACAGAATCGATGGGAATGAACTCGGGAGTCGGTGCAGGAGTGGTGGCTGcattcaacttctcctctGCGGTGGGAAGGCTAATGTGCGGCTTCTGTAGTGACAGACTGGGACCGCTGAACACCCTGTTCATGTCTCTTTTGCTCAGTGCCCTCAGCATGCTGATTCTTTGGCCCGTTTCGACGTCCATTGGCCCGTTGATTGTCTTCGTGATTATTAACGGAATGGGCAATGGTGGCTTCTTTTCAACCATGCCTACAGTCGTCGGAAATGTGTTTGGTTCAGCTCGAGTATCCGTCGCAATGGGCATGATAGTGACCAGCTGGGCTGGAGGTTATTTGATGGTAAGTTCCCTGTTAGCCATGTCCATCCCTTTTATAGGCTGACGGTCCCCCGTAGGGCGCTCCAATTGCTGGTTATATTTTAAACGCATCTGGCGGAGAGGACAGCGGTATTAGTGCCTATCGTCCTGCTATATTTTATGCGGGTGGCATGGCTCTGGGCGCATCTGTGTTGGCGATGTTTATACGCCTCAAAACTGATGCACAGCCGTTCAAGAAGCTCTGATGAGGTGGATCATACCGGTTTATATCGACTGCTATACCACATCGGAAGTGGAGGTATGCGATGTGCTTTGAGTGTCACGGCAGAGCGTTAAATGGCATCTTGCCGCCTCTTATTATGCTGCAGGGTCAGCAAAAAGCTTTAGTTTCCCTGGGAGGCTATAGATGCCCAGGCTACTAGAAGACTGAAGCTTGTCTTTATAGGATTCTTATGGGCCCTTGATTTTTTCGAATATTTCTTCAGCAATGGACCAGGAAAAGTTCTTGAATCTGTAGCCTTCGAAAATAGCTCTGTATTATATCTCAGTTTTCTAGTGTTAGGACCTCCTGATGTCCGAAAAATAATTACTGAATTGAAACTTCAATCAACATAAAATGATTTTGAAGCTAGTCTTCCACTTGCCCACAATAATGCCCAGTAGAGCCCAACATAGAAGTGGTATCCACAATTTTTTTCGATGTGATGATATTACATCATTGTAAGTTAGTATATTCATAATCAGACTCTACTCCCACTAGGACTCACTTACCGGTCCTCCCACTTACCGGTCCTCCCACTTACCGGGCCTCCCACTTGACCGGGCCTCCCACTTGACCGGGCCCTCCGGCGACTCAAATTATGCCTGATACATCCAGCATGATTATAAATCAAATGCAGAAAAATGCAATGGCATAAGGTCTGAACGTGAAC from Aspergillus oryzae RIB40 DNA, chromosome 1 encodes the following:
- a CDS encoding uncharacterized protein (predicted protein), with the protein product MATITQSVSTAIELQDRNQVGGRLTKHTGDPTPPENSDAVLQASLAADAEVPDGGYGWVIISACAVVAWWFTGTSYCWGVLQAALVKEGVSTSSTLAFIGSLAPACISFLGVINANVIRSGFTTKNVGGLFATAGVLFGLGLR
- a CDS encoding uncharacterized protein (predicted protein), which translates into the protein MVVSAIPAQYFRAKRGIANGMVYAGGGLGGTVISFIMNALLGKVGIAWTFRIIGFMIWGTGLPAACFIKERVPIQRTQFVEWRLFRDIRFALLFAAGAIATFPLFVPPFFLPLYTESMGMNSGVGAGVVAAFNFSSAVGRLMCGFCSDRLGPLNTLFMSLLLSALSMLILWPVSTSIGPLIVFVIINGMGNGGFFSTMPTVVGNVFGSARVSVAMGMIVTSWAGGYLMGAPIAGYILNASGGEDSGISAYRPAIFYAGGMALGASVLAMFIRLKTDAQPFKKL